The Methanomethylovorans hollandica DSM 15978 genome includes a region encoding these proteins:
- the rpl4p gene encoding 50S ribosomal protein L4, producing the protein MAKTNVIGISGNTIGEIALPEIFNESYRPDLIKRAVLASQTKRYQPYGPRLYAGMETSAVSWGSGRGVAQIPRIATGSRAARVPQAVGGRAAHPPKPEADRTEKVNKKERRLAIRSAVSATGNVQLVRARGHKFEESVQLPLVAENALQNLAKTKDVVQFLKAAGVFDDIVRAKEGRNIRAGRGKLRGRRYKNRKSLLVVADEGSALFNSARNLAGVDVVSVSSISTELLAPGTHAGRLTIWTESAIAALEGMFV; encoded by the coding sequence ATGGCTAAAACTAATGTTATTGGGATTTCTGGTAATACGATAGGTGAGATCGCCCTGCCTGAGATATTCAATGAATCATACAGGCCGGACCTTATAAAGAGGGCGGTGCTTGCATCTCAGACCAAGAGGTACCAGCCCTATGGTCCTCGTTTATATGCAGGTATGGAGACCTCTGCAGTATCCTGGGGATCAGGGCGCGGTGTAGCACAGATCCCGAGGATCGCAACTGGTAGTCGTGCAGCCAGGGTTCCGCAAGCGGTTGGCGGAAGGGCAGCACATCCGCCAAAACCAGAGGCGGACAGGACAGAAAAGGTAAACAAAAAGGAAAGAAGACTTGCTATCCGCTCAGCAGTTTCGGCAACTGGTAATGTACAACTTGTACGGGCTCGTGGTCATAAGTTCGAAGAGAGCGTCCAGCTACCGTTGGTAGCAGAGAATGCATTGCAGAACCTGGCCAAAACAAAGGATGTTGTGCAGTTCCTTAAAGCAGCTGGTGTGTTCGATGATATAGTGCGTGCAAAGGAAGGCAGGAATATCAGAGCAGGTCGCGGAAAGCTTAGAGGAAGAAGATACAAGAACAGAAAAAGTCTCCTGGTAGTTGCTGATGAGGGTAGTGCATTGTTCAATTCCGCAAGGAACCTGGCAGGTGTGGATGTTGTTTCAGTTAGCTCCATAAGCACTGAATTGCTGGCCCCCGGCACTCATGCAGGCAGACTTACCATATGGACGGAATCTGCTATCGCAGCTCTGGAGGGTATGTTCGTATGA
- the rpl3p gene encoding 50S ribosomal protein L3 — MAKGHRPRRGSLAFSPRKRAQSPIPRYRSWPVSDAGIKIQDFAGYKVGMTHVVIIDDTKNSLTEGLEITVPVTVIETPAIRVAAIRAYGKDTVGERALAEAWTKELDTSLAQTIKVPLKHDTNAALGKIEQLMNEGKVSDIRVVTYTLPKSITGVPKKNADIMETGISGANSKDKYEYAKSILGKEVRISDVFKGGSLVDVAAITIGKGTQGPVKRWGIMLQKGKHSRQGSLRQIGTLGPFRPAHVNWRVPQMGQTGFHQRTECNKRIFKIGTNPEEINPVGGFTNFGLVRNDYVLIKGSVPGPSKRLIRLREPTRARVSAMGEPQIVHISTQSKQG, encoded by the coding sequence ATGGCAAAAGGACACAGACCAAGGCGAGGATCACTCGCGTTCAGTCCGCGCAAAAGAGCACAGAGCCCCATACCACGTTACAGGTCATGGCCGGTATCAGACGCTGGAATAAAAATTCAGGATTTCGCTGGTTACAAGGTCGGTATGACTCATGTCGTGATCATCGATGATACCAAGAACAGCCTTACAGAAGGTCTTGAGATCACAGTACCTGTGACTGTGATCGAAACACCAGCTATTCGGGTGGCTGCTATCAGGGCCTATGGAAAAGATACTGTCGGCGAGAGGGCTCTGGCAGAGGCTTGGACCAAGGAACTTGATACAAGTCTTGCACAGACAATCAAGGTCCCATTAAAACATGATACTAATGCAGCTCTGGGGAAGATCGAACAACTAATGAACGAGGGAAAGGTTTCTGATATTAGAGTAGTGACCTATACTCTCCCAAAGAGCATTACAGGTGTTCCCAAGAAGAATGCTGACATAATGGAAACTGGCATAAGCGGTGCAAATTCTAAGGACAAGTACGAATATGCAAAGTCTATTCTCGGCAAAGAAGTTAGAATAAGCGATGTTTTCAAGGGCGGCAGTTTAGTGGATGTAGCTGCTATCACTATAGGTAAAGGTACTCAGGGTCCGGTTAAAAGATGGGGTATAATGCTTCAGAAAGGTAAGCATTCCCGTCAGGGAAGCCTAAGGCAGATAGGTACCCTTGGTCCTTTCAGACCAGCACATGTGAACTGGAGGGTACCTCAGATGGGTCAGACTGGTTTCCACCAGAGGACTGAATGTAATAAGCGCATCTTCAAAATAGGCACGAATCCTGAGGAGATCAACCCTGTTGGTGGGTTCACCAATTTTGGTCTTGTAAGGAACGACTATGTGCTTATCAAAGGTAGTGTCCCAGGTCCATCCAAGAGGCTTATCAGACTGCGTGAACCTACCAGGGCGAGAGTATCCGCTATGGGTGAACCTCAGATAGTTCACATAAGCACACAGAGCAAGCAGGGGTGA
- a CDS encoding indolepyruvate oxidoreductase subunit beta, with amino-acid sequence MSSAGISLFDLVIAGVGGQGTILASDIIGKAAVKEGLPVMAAETHGMAQRGGSVVNHLRIGCELGSLIPLKSADALIALEPSEALRYIEYLSDEGIVIVNTEPVLPVTVTSGISSYPDMGEIIDYLEQRFTVKAFNAVQLAKEAGHVQSMNTVMIGAVSKYLPLSKDVLLDCVKASVPKRTMDINIKAFGIGRLHA; translated from the coding sequence ATGAGCTCAGCCGGGATATCTCTCTTCGATCTGGTAATAGCAGGCGTGGGAGGGCAGGGTACCATCCTTGCTTCAGATATAATTGGGAAGGCTGCAGTAAAGGAAGGGTTGCCAGTAATGGCTGCTGAGACTCATGGTATGGCACAGCGCGGTGGTTCAGTGGTAAATCATCTGAGGATTGGCTGTGAGTTAGGTTCTCTAATTCCCTTGAAAAGCGCTGATGCTTTAATAGCTCTGGAGCCAAGTGAGGCTTTGAGATATATTGAATATCTGTCAGATGAAGGTATAGTTATTGTCAACACAGAGCCAGTATTACCCGTGACAGTGACCTCGGGTATTTCTTCATATCCTGATATGGGGGAGATAATTGACTATCTGGAACAGAGGTTCACTGTAAAGGCTTTTAATGCAGTGCAACTTGCCAAAGAAGCTGGCCATGTACAATCCATGAATACTGTGATGATAGGGGCAGTATCTAAATACTTGCCACTATCTAAAGATGTATTGCTGGATTGTGTCAAGGCATCAGTACCAAAGAGGACAATGGATATCAACATCAAAGCATTTGGTATTGGAAGACTTCATGCATGA